In a genomic window of Nodosilinea sp. E11:
- the cobN gene encoding cobaltochelatase subunit CobN, translated as MHRLAATPGGWTPDTEGVIFVEQTPAPLVFLTAADTEIQSLAQARFPADAPALRVANLLQLQQQLAIDTYADAVLRQAQIIIVRLLGGRAYWPYGLEVVRDVVAVTGAALVVLPGDDRPAPDLISHSTVPLTVANQLWRYLNEGGVENMTHGLLWICDRILHTQYNPPEPQEIPKVGVYPYASLALTPGPSPSGREEPEAERSEPQNQTSKIGLIFYRAHYLASNTAPIDALCHALEQRGLEPVPVFMSSLQDPEVQADLVALLKPKDGPGIDVLLTTTSFSVAKLDGARPNLALWEALDVPVLQVILSGGTREAWESQSLGLSPRDIAMNVALPEVDGRIITRAVSFKAANQRSEALETDVVTYEPVLDRVEFVADLAAHWAKLRRTPVGDRRIALILANYPNRDGRLANGVGLDTPQSAIAVLHALKAAGYTLGDIPTDGDALIHRLTAGVTNDPEGQDFRQVHQSLPIEDYLQHFESLPDTVRAGMMARWGSGEWRSEGDNTHPPIHPSTHPPIHPSTHPPIHPSTHPSIHSSTHPPIHPPTFPIPGLQFGNIFIGIQPSRGYDLDPSLNYHSPDLEPTPEYLAFYQWLRQGFGAQAIVHLGKHGNLEWLPGKGVGLSQNCYPEAMFGPMPHLYPFIVNDPGEGSQAKRRAQAVILDHLTPPLTRAELYGPLEKLEGLVDEYYEAQSLDPTRLQLIGDRILTLLTDTHLLTEISPTHPPTHPSTHPPAPPLPTLLPTLDTYLCDLKEAQIRDGLHIFGQCPNGRQLRDLVVAIARHPGPGRQGLTRAIAEAWGLDLDPLTAEPGESFTGLENCRIVGDAIARLEEEAARLVEGLLPSWVGQGWVRPDPETHPALGAPLPGGEAVATELQWIEHTLLPALLRTTDEITNLLAGLDGRYVPSGPAGAPSRNRPDVLPTGRNFFSVDIRAIPTESAWDVGRRAAEVLIEQYTQDHGDYPQTLGLSVWGTSTMRTGGDDIAEALALMGVRPVWDGPSRRVVDFEVLPLSALGRPRVDVTLRISGFFRDAFPNLIDLFDQAVAAVADLAEPADQNPLAARVQQELAEWQAQGLTAEQAAVRSRYRIFGSKPGAYGAGLQGLIESQNWSTDADLARAYLNWSGYAYGRNAQGRAAPEAFAQRLQQMQVVLHNQDNREHDLLDSDDYYQFQGGMTVAARSLQGRSPATYFGDNAVTAKLKVRSLAAEIAKVYRSRVVNPKWIEGVMRHGYKGAFEMAATVDYLFAYDATAHCVADHMYEGVAQAYVLDPQVQAFVQQSNPWALRDMAERLLEASQRGLWASADPGLLDALRQIAHQAEGVIETQQLTSGAF; from the coding sequence ATGCATCGCTTAGCCGCTACCCCCGGCGGCTGGACGCCGGATACTGAGGGGGTAATTTTTGTCGAGCAAACCCCGGCCCCGCTGGTGTTTCTCACCGCCGCCGATACCGAGATTCAAAGTCTGGCCCAGGCCCGGTTTCCCGCCGATGCTCCAGCGCTGCGGGTGGCCAACCTGCTCCAGCTGCAACAGCAGTTGGCGATCGACACCTACGCCGACGCTGTGCTGCGCCAGGCTCAGATCATCATTGTGCGGTTGTTGGGGGGCCGTGCCTACTGGCCCTACGGCTTAGAAGTGGTGAGAGATGTCGTCGCTGTAACCGGAGCCGCCCTGGTGGTGCTGCCCGGTGACGATCGCCCTGCCCCCGACCTAATCAGCCACTCTACCGTGCCCTTAACGGTGGCCAACCAGCTGTGGCGTTACCTCAACGAGGGCGGGGTTGAAAATATGACCCACGGGCTGCTGTGGATATGCGATCGCATTCTGCATACCCAGTACAACCCGCCGGAGCCCCAGGAGATTCCTAAGGTGGGGGTGTATCCCTATGCCAGCTTGGCCCTCACCCCTGGCCCCTCTCCCTCTGGGAGAGAGGAACCGGAGGCAGAGCGATCTGAACCGCAAAATCAAACATCAAAAATTGGGCTGATCTTCTACCGTGCCCACTATCTGGCGAGCAACACTGCGCCGATTGATGCCCTCTGCCATGCCTTAGAGCAGCGGGGATTGGAGCCGGTGCCGGTGTTTATGTCGTCGTTGCAAGACCCCGAGGTGCAGGCAGATTTGGTCGCTCTGCTCAAGCCCAAGGATGGCCCGGGCATTGATGTACTGCTGACTACCACCAGCTTTTCGGTGGCGAAGCTGGACGGAGCTAGGCCAAATTTGGCCCTGTGGGAGGCGCTGGATGTGCCCGTGCTGCAAGTCATTCTCAGCGGCGGCACGCGGGAGGCTTGGGAGAGCCAGAGCCTGGGCCTATCGCCCCGCGACATCGCCATGAATGTGGCCCTGCCGGAGGTGGACGGGCGGATCATCACCCGCGCGGTGTCGTTTAAGGCCGCTAATCAGCGCAGCGAGGCGCTGGAAACCGATGTGGTCACCTACGAGCCTGTGCTAGACCGGGTAGAGTTTGTCGCTGACCTAGCCGCCCATTGGGCCAAGCTGCGGCGCACCCCCGTGGGCGATCGCCGCATCGCCCTGATTCTCGCCAACTATCCCAACCGCGACGGTCGCCTCGCCAACGGTGTTGGCCTCGACACGCCCCAGAGTGCGATCGCTGTTCTCCACGCCCTCAAAGCTGCTGGCTACACCCTCGGCGACATCCCCACCGATGGCGATGCGCTAATCCATCGCCTCACCGCTGGCGTCACCAACGACCCCGAAGGCCAAGACTTTCGCCAAGTCCATCAGTCCCTGCCCATTGAGGATTATCTCCAGCACTTCGAGAGCCTCCCGGACACAGTTCGAGCTGGCATGATGGCCCGGTGGGGGAGCGGGGAGTGGAGGAGTGAGGGCGATAACACCCACCCACCCATCCACCCATCCACCCACCCACCCATCCACCCATCCACCCACCCACCCATCCACCCATCCACCCACCCATCCATCCACTCATCCACTCACCCACCCATCCACCCACCCACCTTCCCCATCCCCGGTCTCCAGTTCGGCAACATCTTCATCGGCATTCAGCCCAGCCGGGGCTACGACCTTGACCCCAGCCTCAACTACCACTCGCCAGATCTAGAGCCGACCCCCGAGTACTTGGCCTTTTACCAGTGGCTGCGGCAGGGGTTTGGGGCTCAGGCGATCGTACACCTGGGCAAGCACGGCAACCTAGAATGGCTGCCGGGCAAAGGCGTCGGCCTGTCGCAAAACTGCTACCCCGAGGCCATGTTTGGCCCCATGCCCCACCTGTACCCGTTTATCGTCAACGACCCCGGCGAAGGCTCCCAAGCCAAGCGCCGTGCCCAGGCGGTGATTCTCGACCACCTGACACCGCCCCTCACCCGCGCCGAACTCTACGGCCCCCTAGAAAAGCTAGAAGGCCTAGTAGACGAATACTACGAAGCCCAGAGCCTTGATCCCACCCGTTTACAACTCATCGGCGATCGCATCCTCACCCTCCTCACCGACACCCACCTCCTCACCGAAATCTCCCCCACCCATCCACCCACCCACCCATCCACCCATCCACCCGCTCCCCCCCTCCCCACCCTCCTCCCCACCCTCGATACCTATCTCTGTGACCTCAAAGAGGCCCAGATTCGCGACGGGCTGCATATCTTTGGCCAGTGCCCCAACGGTCGCCAGCTCAGGGATCTGGTGGTGGCGATCGCCCGCCACCCCGGCCCCGGTCGCCAGGGGCTAACCCGCGCGATCGCCGAAGCCTGGGGACTCGACCTCGACCCCCTCACCGCCGAACCGGGGGAGTCCTTCACCGGGTTAGAGAACTGCCGGATTGTGGGGGATGCGATCGCGCGGCTGGAGGAAGAAGCGGCCAGGTTAGTGGAAGGGCTACTCCCCTCCTGGGTGGGGCAGGGGTGGGTTCGCCCAGACCCCGAGACCCACCCCGCCCTGGGGGCACCCCTCCCAGGAGGGGAGGCTGTGGCTACCGAACTTCAGTGGATTGAGCACACTCTGTTGCCCGCTCTCCTTCGCACCACTGACGAAATCACAAACCTGCTGGCGGGTCTGGACGGGCGCTACGTGCCCAGCGGCCCAGCGGGTGCCCCCAGCCGCAACCGGCCCGATGTGTTGCCCACCGGGCGCAATTTCTTCTCGGTCGATATTCGCGCCATTCCCACTGAGAGCGCCTGGGATGTGGGGCGGCGGGCGGCTGAGGTGCTGATCGAGCAGTACACCCAAGACCACGGCGACTACCCCCAGACCCTGGGCCTGTCGGTGTGGGGTACTTCGACCATGCGTACCGGCGGTGACGACATCGCCGAAGCCCTGGCGCTGATGGGAGTGCGCCCGGTGTGGGATGGCCCCTCGCGGCGGGTGGTCGATTTTGAGGTGCTGCCCCTGTCGGCCCTGGGGCGGCCTAGGGTAGATGTCACCCTGCGGATTTCGGGCTTCTTTCGCGACGCCTTCCCCAATTTGATCGACCTGTTTGACCAGGCGGTGGCGGCAGTGGCCGATCTGGCAGAACCCGCCGACCAGAATCCTCTTGCAGCCAGGGTGCAGCAAGAGTTGGCTGAGTGGCAGGCCCAGGGGCTGACAGCAGAGCAGGCGGCGGTGCGATCGCGCTACCGGATCTTTGGCTCTAAACCGGGGGCCTACGGCGCAGGCTTGCAGGGGCTGATCGAATCGCAAAACTGGAGCACCGACGCAGATCTGGCCCGCGCTTACCTCAACTGGAGCGGCTACGCCTACGGACGCAATGCCCAGGGCCGCGCCGCCCCCGAAGCCTTTGCCCAGCGGCTGCAGCAGATGCAGGTGGTGCTGCACAACCAGGACAACCGTGAGCACGACCTGCTCGACTCTGACGACTACTACCAGTTTCAAGGGGGTATGACTGTGGCCGCCCGCAGCCTCCAGGGGCGATCGCCCGCCACCTACTTTGGCGACAATGCGGTGACGGCCAAGCTCAAAGTGCGATCGCTGGCCGCCGAAATCGCCAAGGTCTACCGCTCCCGCGTGGTCAACCCCAAGTGGATCGAGGGAGTGATGCGCCACGGCTACAAAGGGGCCTTTGAAATGGCCGCCACAGTAGACTATCTATTTGCCTACGACGCCACCGCCCACTGCGTTGCCGACCACATGTACGAAGGGGTGGCTCAGGCCTATGTGTTGGATCCTCAAGTGCAGGCCTTTGTGCAGCAATCTAACCCCTGGGCGCTGCGCGATATGGCCGAGCGGCTGTTAGAGGCCAGCCAGCGGGGGTTATGGGCCTCAGCTGACCCGGGCCTGCTCGATGCCCTGCGACAGATCGCCCATCAGGCTGAAGGGGTGATCGAAACCCAGCAGCTGACCTCGGGGGCATTTTAG
- a CDS encoding ATP-binding protein codes for MNRPSLRLRLALWAAALAGGALLGFALLSSWLIYQAKLDRLDARLERAVPLARPGNGPDGRLGSGPSPDTGLGPILGLSLGPRLEADLAKDLGLPTDSEVGLLLINRAGQIVYQSPQWSIAPAQLPALPLPSAGGPRRGHRRLLTVQTDAGSWRVSVRASSLGQLAIAANLDALQQEMTALQRIYLLTIPGLLLAIGGGAWALAGQALRPVRQLSQSINQVTAQGLHQRVPPATEPEFEPLIVAFNAMLERLERSFQQASRFSGDAAHELKTPLTILQGELEQAIQQVDTGSATQQALSQLLDQVRQLSSIVRKLLLLSLADAGQMSIQRQPVEFSALVQEQLEDFALLAPDLTLTAEIEPGLTVAGDRDLLTQVIQNLITNAAKYNRPQGWVRVSTDLDQQWVRLTLTNATLAITPAEADRLFDRFYRGDPARTGQTEGLGLGLSLAREIARAHGGDLVFTPSQPNQARFSLHLPAVETTRRYPCP; via the coding sequence GTGAACCGACCCTCCCTGCGGCTGCGGCTGGCGCTCTGGGCTGCCGCCCTGGCAGGTGGGGCGCTGCTGGGGTTTGCCCTGCTGTCGAGCTGGCTAATCTACCAGGCCAAGCTCGATCGCCTCGATGCCCGTCTAGAGCGCGCTGTGCCCCTGGCTCGTCCCGGCAACGGTCCTGATGGCCGCCTGGGCAGTGGCCCTAGCCCAGATACCGGGCTGGGGCCGATTTTAGGGTTGAGCCTAGGCCCACGCCTAGAGGCCGATTTAGCCAAAGACTTGGGCCTGCCCACCGACTCAGAGGTGGGCCTTTTATTAATCAACCGGGCTGGGCAAATAGTCTACCAATCTCCCCAATGGTCGATCGCCCCGGCCCAACTGCCCGCCCTGCCCCTGCCATCGGCGGGTGGGCCTCGGCGGGGTCATCGTCGGTTGCTCACCGTACAGACTGACGCTGGTTCCTGGCGGGTATCGGTACGGGCGTCGTCTCTGGGGCAGCTGGCGATCGCGGCCAATCTCGACGCCCTGCAACAGGAAATGACCGCCCTCCAGCGCATCTATCTCCTCACTATTCCAGGGCTGCTGCTGGCCATTGGCGGCGGAGCCTGGGCCTTGGCTGGCCAGGCTCTGCGGCCCGTGCGCCAGCTCAGCCAAAGCATTAATCAGGTGACTGCCCAGGGGTTGCACCAGCGAGTGCCCCCCGCCACCGAGCCAGAGTTTGAGCCGCTGATTGTGGCTTTCAATGCCATGCTAGAACGGCTAGAACGCAGCTTTCAGCAGGCTTCTCGCTTTAGTGGCGACGCCGCCCATGAGCTCAAAACCCCGCTGACCATTCTCCAGGGTGAGTTAGAACAGGCCATTCAACAGGTAGACACCGGCTCGGCCACCCAACAAGCCCTAAGCCAGCTGCTTGACCAGGTGCGTCAACTCAGCAGCATCGTGCGCAAGCTGCTGCTGTTGTCCCTCGCCGATGCAGGGCAAATGAGCATTCAGCGGCAGCCGGTAGAGTTTAGCGCCCTGGTGCAAGAACAACTCGAAGATTTTGCCCTGCTGGCCCCCGACCTCACCCTCACCGCCGAAATCGAGCCGGGGCTGACGGTGGCAGGCGATCGCGATCTGCTCACCCAGGTCATTCAAAACTTAATCACCAACGCCGCTAAATACAACCGGCCCCAGGGCTGGGTGCGGGTGAGCACCGACCTCGACCAACAGTGGGTCAGGCTGACTCTGACCAATGCTACCCTGGCCATCACCCCAGCCGAGGCAGACCGTCTATTCGATCGCTTCTACCGGGGCGACCCAGCCCGCACGGGCCAAACCGAGGGTCTAGGCCTGGGCCTGAGCCTCGCCCGCGAAATCGCCCGCGCCCACGGAGGTGATTTGGTGTTTACCCCCAGCCAGCCCAACCAAGCCCGGTTTAGCCTGCACCTACCTGCCGTCGAGACCACCCGGCGCTACCCCTGTCCCTAG
- a CDS encoding TPM domain-containing protein — MAPAWAYDNPELLPDKETAIIDLAKSLSARQEESLDSELNQFETETGWKLRVLTQYDQTPGRAVKDFWGLDDRSIMLVADPRGGNLLNFSVGDAVYDLLPRTFWIELQTRYGNQFFVRENGEDNSILSALESIQGCLRQGGCNVVPGLPQEQWVLTLITSILGGVICGFAAHPRKPGQVLAWQWVLIFSPLWGILFFAFGLGPVISRTSDWLPLTRNITGFLIGALVAYLTPNFGGPAPNSET; from the coding sequence ATGGCCCCCGCCTGGGCCTACGATAACCCTGAACTCTTGCCCGACAAAGAAACGGCAATTATCGACCTGGCCAAGTCTCTCAGCGCTCGTCAAGAAGAAAGCCTGGATTCTGAACTTAACCAGTTTGAAACCGAGACCGGCTGGAAGCTACGGGTGCTAACCCAGTACGACCAAACCCCAGGTCGCGCCGTCAAAGACTTCTGGGGGCTCGACGATCGCAGCATCATGCTGGTGGCTGACCCGCGCGGCGGCAATCTGCTCAACTTCAGCGTGGGTGATGCCGTCTATGACCTGCTGCCCCGCACCTTTTGGATTGAGCTACAAACCCGTTATGGTAACCAGTTCTTTGTGCGCGAGAACGGCGAAGACAACTCTATTTTGAGCGCTCTAGAGTCGATTCAGGGCTGTTTGCGCCAGGGGGGCTGCAATGTGGTGCCCGGCCTACCCCAAGAGCAGTGGGTGCTGACCTTGATCACCTCGATTTTAGGAGGGGTGATCTGCGGATTTGCCGCTCACCCGCGCAAGCCGGGGCAGGTGTTGGCCTGGCAGTGGGTACTGATTTTTTCGCCCCTGTGGGGAATTTTGTTCTTTGCCTTTGGCCTGGGGCCAGTGATTAGCCGCACCAGCGACTGGTTACCCCTAACCCGCAACATAACGGGCTTTTTGATTGGCGCGCTGGTGGCTTACCTGACGCCAAATTTTGGCGGACCAGCCCCCAATTCTGAAACCTAA
- a CDS encoding ATP-binding protein: MPDSQNRGTEQVMPRAALAKLGQFLCQYADQHQLTLLTEADGPASSAGLTFWCLLGSSLSLVVSAHPYTTDPMGQGQAANQHDSQVVIDLIADAQSVGEFMRQQGLDIPAQGLATSALPDLSQFMLAWLQSWAERLAELEPGEPEPSELESGQPTAVEPYPPANAAVAINRQHERRLLLNQVITKIQGSLKLTEILETTVAEVRQFLQADRLLIYQFDLSPAAPVKRMDAPDADSPPTPQPQSGEHSIGYITYESRSSDRLASVLNYTEGLCFQQHPDAPDLGLPYRQGHTLAIDDVVEHYRQSPCLLSFLTQMQVKSKVVAPILVGQQLWGLLIVHQCAYQRPWQPWETEFLQHIAEHLAIAINQAQLYEQLQQQTQNLEVCVVERTQDLRDALVAAEAANRAKSEFLATMSHELRTPLTYIIGMSATLLRWSLGDLNPRQRDYLTTIQSSGEHLLRVINDILDVSKIEAGRTVLEVRQFALASLCRQSVDAFRREATQNGIEISLDLKLAAGQETFVADPRRIRQILANLLSNAIKFTPAEGKVVLRVRREQNDVVFQIEDTGIGISAEAQSLLFEKFQQLENVRQREHQGTGLGLALTKQLIQLHGGSIKVSSKVGVGSVFTVRIPFQRPVHPLPVELTPTAEPIVGRVVLVEDNEETASLICDMLTAAAYQVIWIVDGSRVLDQVELLQPAAVITSLTLASADGHDIIAALHRSSASAKPSILALLDVDDQAQVEQALKSGASACIHKPIDPRQLLATVNAVMASHPL, encoded by the coding sequence ATGCCTGACTCTCAAAACCGTGGCACCGAACAGGTGATGCCCAGGGCTGCCCTGGCGAAACTGGGGCAATTTTTGTGTCAGTACGCTGATCAGCACCAGCTTACTTTGCTCACTGAGGCCGATGGACCTGCTAGCTCAGCGGGCCTGACTTTTTGGTGCTTGCTGGGCTCATCGCTGTCTCTGGTGGTAAGCGCGCACCCCTACACTACCGACCCAATGGGGCAGGGTCAAGCGGCTAACCAGCATGACTCCCAGGTAGTCATCGACCTAATCGCCGACGCTCAAAGCGTTGGTGAATTTATGCGCCAGCAGGGGCTAGACATACCGGCCCAGGGGCTGGCGACCAGTGCTCTGCCCGATCTCAGCCAGTTTATGCTGGCCTGGTTGCAGTCCTGGGCCGAACGGTTGGCTGAGCTAGAGCCCGGCGAGCCAGAACCCAGCGAGCTAGAATCTGGCCAGCCTACGGCAGTTGAGCCTTACCCCCCTGCCAATGCAGCGGTGGCAATTAACCGCCAGCACGAGCGTCGCTTGCTGCTGAACCAGGTGATTACTAAAATTCAGGGCAGTCTCAAGCTAACCGAGATTCTAGAAACCACCGTCGCTGAGGTGCGTCAGTTTCTCCAGGCCGATCGCCTACTGATTTACCAGTTTGACCTCAGCCCCGCCGCCCCCGTAAAGCGGATGGATGCCCCTGATGCCGATTCGCCACCGACACCTCAGCCCCAGAGCGGAGAGCATTCCATCGGCTACATTACCTATGAGTCGCGATCGAGCGATCGCCTGGCCTCGGTGCTCAACTACACTGAAGGGCTCTGTTTTCAGCAGCATCCCGACGCCCCCGATCTGGGCTTACCCTACCGCCAGGGGCACACCTTAGCGATCGACGACGTGGTCGAACACTATCGGCAGTCTCCCTGCCTGCTGTCGTTTTTAACCCAAATGCAGGTTAAATCTAAGGTTGTCGCCCCCATTTTGGTTGGCCAGCAGCTCTGGGGACTGCTGATTGTGCACCAGTGCGCCTATCAGCGCCCCTGGCAGCCGTGGGAAACCGAGTTTTTGCAGCACATTGCCGAGCACCTGGCGATCGCCATCAACCAGGCCCAGCTCTACGAACAGCTCCAACAGCAGACCCAAAACCTTGAAGTGTGCGTAGTCGAGCGCACCCAAGATCTACGCGATGCTCTGGTTGCCGCCGAGGCCGCCAACCGCGCCAAGAGTGAGTTTTTGGCCACCATGAGCCACGAGCTGCGCACCCCCCTGACCTACATCATTGGCATGTCGGCCACGCTACTGCGCTGGTCGCTGGGCGACCTCAACCCCCGCCAGCGCGACTACCTCACCACGATTCAGTCCAGTGGCGAGCACCTGTTGCGGGTAATCAACGACATTCTCGATGTCTCTAAAATTGAGGCGGGGCGCACCGTGCTAGAAGTGCGGCAGTTTGCCTTAGCCTCCCTGTGTCGCCAAAGCGTTGATGCTTTTCGCCGCGAAGCCACCCAAAACGGCATCGAGATTTCCCTCGACCTCAAACTGGCGGCTGGGCAAGAAACCTTCGTGGCCGATCCTCGACGGATTCGGCAAATTTTGGCCAATCTGCTCAGCAATGCGATCAAATTTACCCCCGCTGAGGGCAAGGTCGTGCTGCGGGTGCGGCGAGAGCAAAACGATGTGGTCTTTCAGATCGAAGATACCGGCATTGGCATCTCGGCGGAGGCTCAATCGCTGCTGTTTGAGAAATTTCAGCAGTTGGAGAACGTCCGCCAGCGGGAACACCAGGGCACCGGCTTAGGGCTGGCCCTCACCAAGCAGCTGATCCAACTGCACGGCGGCTCGATTAAAGTCAGCTCTAAGGTTGGGGTCGGCTCGGTCTTTACCGTGCGTATTCCCTTCCAGCGACCGGTACACCCCCTGCCCGTAGAGCTTACCCCCACCGCCGAACCGATTGTCGGGCGCGTGGTGCTGGTCGAAGACAACGAAGAAACCGCCAGTTTGATCTGCGACATGCTTACCGCCGCCGCCTACCAGGTGATCTGGATCGTAGACGGCTCGCGGGTGTTAGACCAGGTCGAACTGTTGCAGCCCGCCGCTGTCATCACGAGCTTGACGTTGGCCAGCGCCGATGGTCACGATATTATTGCCGCCCTGCACCGGTCCTCAGCCTCGGCCAAACCGAGCATTCTGGCCCTACTCGATGTAGATGACCAGGCCCAGGTCGAGCAGGCTCTTAAGTCGGGGGCTAGCGCCTGTATCCATAAACCCATTGATCCCCGCCAGCTATTGGCCACGGTCAATGCCGTGATGGCCAGCCACCCGCTGTAG
- a CDS encoding response regulator transcription factor, which produces MNVLLVEDEARIAGFVAQGLQEQGFVVDTCHHGSEGYALACDRTYDVVLLDIMVPGMDGLAILKALRGAGQTVPIILITARNELDDRLAGLNLGADDYIAKPFYVEELVARIHAVVRRSSGDRQNFLTAGPLRLDRITRDVTCTDRRVELTAREFNLLEYLMRSPGRVLTRTQILEHVWGYDFNPTTNVVDVAIQRLRKKLDPLDAARWIESVRGVGYRFRVPEAEG; this is translated from the coding sequence ATGAACGTATTACTGGTAGAAGACGAGGCTAGGATTGCCGGGTTCGTGGCCCAGGGGCTGCAGGAGCAGGGGTTCGTGGTTGACACCTGCCACCACGGCAGTGAGGGCTATGCCCTGGCCTGCGATCGCACTTACGACGTGGTACTGCTCGATATTATGGTCCCGGGCATGGATGGTCTGGCCATTCTCAAAGCGCTGCGGGGGGCAGGGCAGACGGTGCCGATCATTTTAATCACCGCCCGTAACGAACTCGACGATCGGCTGGCTGGGCTCAATTTAGGAGCTGATGACTACATCGCTAAACCCTTCTATGTCGAAGAATTGGTAGCCCGCATCCATGCGGTAGTGCGGCGCAGCAGCGGCGATCGCCAAAATTTTCTCACCGCTGGCCCCCTGCGCCTCGATCGCATCACCCGTGACGTTACCTGCACCGACCGGCGGGTTGAGCTGACGGCCCGTGAGTTTAACCTACTGGAATATTTGATGCGATCGCCCGGTCGTGTGCTCACCCGCACCCAAATTTTGGAGCATGTCTGGGGCTACGACTTCAACCCCACCACCAATGTTGTCGATGTCGCCATTCAGCGGTTGCGTAAAAAGCTCGACCCCCTAGACGCCGCCCGGTGGATTGAAAGCGTGCGGGGGGTCGGCTACCGCTTTCGCGTCCCGGAGGCCGAGGGGTGA